In Peromyscus leucopus breed LL Stock chromosome 16_21, UCI_PerLeu_2.1, whole genome shotgun sequence, a single genomic region encodes these proteins:
- the Gtf2h4 gene encoding general transcription factor IIH subunit 4, with product MESTPARGGLNRAHLQCRNLQEFLGGLSPGVLDRLYGHPATCLAVFRELPSLAKNWVMRMLFLEQPLPQAAVALWVKKEFSKAQEESTGLLSGLRIWHTQLLPGGLQGLILNPIFRQNLRIALLGGGKAWSDDTSQLGPDKHARDVPSLDKYAEERWEVVLHFMVGSPSAAVSQDLAQLLSQAGLMKSAEPGEPPCITSAGFQFLLLDTSAQLWYFMLQYLQTAQSRGMDLVEILSFLFQLSFSTLGKDYSVEGMSDSLLNFLQHLREFGLVFQRKRKSRRYYPTRLAINLSSGVSGAGGTVHQPGFIVVETNYRLYAYTESELQIALIALFSEMLYRFPNMVVAQVTRESVQQAIASGITAQQIIHFLRTRAHPVMLKQTPVLPPTITDQIRLWELERDRLRFTEGVLYNQFLSQVDFELLLAHARELGVLVFENSAKRLMVVTPAGHSDVKRFWKRQKHSS from the exons ATGGAGAGCACCCCTGCCAGGGGTGGACTGAACCGAGCGCACCTGCAATGCAGGAATCTACAGGAGTTCTTAGGGGGCCTGAGCCCCGGGGTGCTGGACCGATTGTACGGGCACCCAGCCACTTGTCTGGCTGTCTTCAG GGAACTCCCTTCTTTGGCTAAGAATTGGGTGATGCGGATGCTTTTTCTGGAGCAGCCTCTGCCGCAGGCTGCGGTGGCCCTGTGGGTGAAGAAAGAGTTCAGCAA GGCTCAGGAGGAGAGTACAGGGCTGCTGAGTGGCCTCCGTATCTGGCATACCCAGTTGCTCCCTGGTGGACTCCAGGGCCTCATCCTCAACCCCATCTTCCGCCAGAACCTCCGAATTGCCCTTCTGGGTGG GGGCAAGGCCTGGTCTGATGACACCAGTCAGCTGGGACCAGACAAGCACGCCCGGGACGTCCCCTCGCTTGACAAGTATGCTGAGGAGCGCTGGGAG gtggTCTTGCACTTCATGGTGGGCTCCCCCAGTGCCGCCGTGAGCCAGGACCTGGCTCAGCTCCTCAGCCAGGCTGGACTCATGAAGAG CGCTGAACCCGGAGAGCCGCCCTGCATCACTTCTGCTGGCTTCCAGTTCCTGCTGCTGGACACGTCGGCCCAGCTCTGGTACTTCATGCTGCAGTATCTGCAGACAGCCCAG AGTCGGGGCATGGACCTAGTGgagattctctccttcctcttccagctCAGTTTCTCTACCCTGGGCAAG GACTACTCCGTAGAGGGTATGAGTGATTCCTTGTTGAACTTCCTGCAACACCTGCGTGAGTTCGGGCTTGTTTTCCAGAGGAAG AGGAAGTCCCGGCGTTACTACCCCACACGCCTGGCCATCAATCTCTCATCTGGTGTCTCTGGGGCTGGGGGCACTGTGCACCAGCCAGGCTTCATTGTCGTAGAAACCAATTACCGACTGTATGCCTACACCG AGTCGGAGCTGCAGATCGCACTCATCGCCCTTTTCTCTGAGATGCTCTATCGGTTCCCCAACATGGTGGTGGCCCAGGTGACCCGGGAGAGTGTGCAGCAGGCCATTGCCAGTGGCATCACAGCCCAGCAG ATTATCCATTTCCTGAGGACACGGGCCCATCCAGTGATGCTCAAACAG ACTCCTGTGCTGCCTCCCACCATAACAGACCAGATTCGGCTGTGGGAGCTGGAAAGGGACAGACTTCGTTTCACTGAAG GCGTCCTGTATAACCAGTTCCTGTCGCAAGTGGACTTTGAACTGCTGCTGGCCCACGCGCGGGAGCTGGGCGTGCTGGTGTTCGAGAACTCGGCCAAGCGGCTGATGGTGGTGACGCCGGCCGGGCACAGCGACGTCAAGCGCTTTTGGAAGCGGCAGAAGCACAGCTCCTga
- the Vars2 gene encoding valine--tRNA ligase, mitochondrial isoform X1, translated as MPLLPLASFRPPPWVLRPSWGLSRPQPLCTQPELHGSPLSRRNREAKQKRLREKRAALEAGLAEKSKSPAVPTKAWSHKEVVLYEIPTEPGEKKDVSGPLPPAYSPRYVEAAWYQWWVREGFFKPEYQARLPHATGETFSMCIPPPNVTGSLHIGHALTVAIQDALVRWHRMRGDRVLWVPGSDHAGIATQAVVEKQLWKEKGVRRHELSREDFLTAVWQWKHEKGGEIYEQLCTLGASLDWDRECFTMDAGSSAAVTEAFVRLYNSGLLYRSRQLVNWSCTLRSAISDIEVESRPLPGRTVLQLPGCPTPVSFGLLVSVAFPVDGEPGAEVVVGTTRPETLPGDVAVAVHPDDPRYTHLHGRQLRHPLTGQPLPLITDTSVEPHVGTGAVKVTPAHSPADAEMGARHGLTPLSVIAEDGTMTSLCGDWLQGLHRFVAREKIMCTLRERGLFRGLQEHPMVLPICSRSGDVVEYLLKSQWFVRCQEMGDRAAKVRPQYGETGLEEGSV; from the exons ATGCCTCTTTTACCTCTGGCCTCCTTCCGGCCACCGCCTTGGGTGCTGAGGCCCTCATGGGGCCTCTCCAGGCCCCAGCCACTCTGTACACAGCCAGAGCTCCACGGCTCGCCCCTCTCTCGGAGGAACCGTGAAGCCAAGCAGAAGCGCCTGCGGGAGAAGCGGGCGGCCCTGGAGGCTGGGCTAGCCGAGAAGAGCAAG TCACCTGCGGTGCCCACTAAGGCCTGGAGTCACAAGGAGGTAGTGTTGTATGAAATCCCCACTGAGCCGGGTGAAAAGAAAG ACGTTTCTGGGCCCCTGCCCCCTGCTTACAGTCCCCGGTATGTTGAGGCGGCCTGGTACCAGTGGTGGGTGCGAGAGGGCTTCTTCAAGCCAGAGTATCAG GCACGGCTGCCCCATGCTACAGGGGAGACCTTTTCCATGTGTATCCCACCTCCCAATGTCACTGGCTCCCTGCACATCGGCCATGCACTCACGGTGGCGATACAGGATGCCCTCGTGCGCTG GCACCGGATGCGCGGGGATCGCGTGCTGTGGGTCCCCGGCTCAGACCACGCAGGCATTGCTACACAG GCTGTGGTGGAGAAGCAGCTGTGGAAGGAGAAGGGCGTGAGGAGACACGAGCTGAGCCGCGAAGACTTCCTTACGGCCGTGTGGCAGTGGAAGCATGA gaaaggaggggagatcTATGAGCAGCTGTGCACTCTGGGTGCCTCTCTGGACTGGGATCGAGAGTGTTTCACGATGGACGCT GGCTCCTCAGCAGCCGTGACGGAAGCGTTTGTGCGACTCTACAACTCGGGGTTGTTGTACCGGAGCCGTCAGCTTGTCAACTGGTCGTGTACTCTGAGATCTGCCATCTCAGACATTGAG GTGGAGAGCCGGCCCCTGCCTGGCCGCACAGTGCTCCAGCTGCCCGGCTGCCCGACCCCTGTGTCTTTCGGGCTCCTTGTTTCTGTCGCCTTCCCTGTGGATGGCGAGCCTG GTGCGGAGGTTGTGGTGGGAACCACCAGGCCCGAGACACTGCCTGGAGATGTGGCCGTGGCTGTTCACCCGGACGACCCACGATACACA CATTTACACGGGCGACAGCTTCGTCACCCTTTGACGGGACAGCCCCTCCCCCTCATCACAGACACCAGTGTGGAGCCACACGTGGGCACAG GGGCCGTGAAGGTGACTCCTGCTCACAGTCCAGCAGATGCCGAGATGGGAGCCCGGCATGGCTTGACCCCGCTGAGTGTCATTGCAGAGGATGGGACCATGACATCCCTCTGTGGAGACTGGCTGCAG GGTCTTCACCGATTTGTGGCCCGGGAAAAGATTATGTGCACACTGAGGGAGCGGGGCCTGTTCCGGGGCCTACAGGAGCACCCCATGGTCCTGCCCATCTGCAG CCGTTCGGGGGACGTGGTAGAGTACCTGCTGAAGAGCCAGTGGTTTGTCCGCTGCCAGGAAATGGGGGACCGAGCTGCCAAGGTGAGGCCCCAGTATGGGGAGActgggctggaggaggggagcgTCTGA
- the Vars2 gene encoding valine--tRNA ligase, mitochondrial isoform X2, translated as MKSPLSRVKRKARLPHATGETFSMCIPPPNVTGSLHIGHALTVAIQDALVRWHRMRGDRVLWVPGSDHAGIATQAVVEKQLWKEKGVRRHELSREDFLTAVWQWKHEKGGEIYEQLCTLGASLDWDRECFTMDAGSSAAVTEAFVRLYNSGLLYRSRQLVNWSCTLRSAISDIEVESRPLPGRTVLQLPGCPTPVSFGLLVSVAFPVDGEPGAEVVVGTTRPETLPGDVAVAVHPDDPRYTHLHGRQLRHPLTGQPLPLITDTSVEPHVGTGAVKVTPAHSPADAEMGARHGLTPLSVIAEDGTMTSLCGDWLQGLHRFVAREKIMCTLRERGLFRGLQEHPMVLPICSRSGDVVEYLLKSQWFVRCQEMGDRAAKVRPQYGETGLEEGSV; from the exons ATGAAATCCCCACTGAGCCGGGTGAAAAGAAAG GCACGGCTGCCCCATGCTACAGGGGAGACCTTTTCCATGTGTATCCCACCTCCCAATGTCACTGGCTCCCTGCACATCGGCCATGCACTCACGGTGGCGATACAGGATGCCCTCGTGCGCTG GCACCGGATGCGCGGGGATCGCGTGCTGTGGGTCCCCGGCTCAGACCACGCAGGCATTGCTACACAG GCTGTGGTGGAGAAGCAGCTGTGGAAGGAGAAGGGCGTGAGGAGACACGAGCTGAGCCGCGAAGACTTCCTTACGGCCGTGTGGCAGTGGAAGCATGA gaaaggaggggagatcTATGAGCAGCTGTGCACTCTGGGTGCCTCTCTGGACTGGGATCGAGAGTGTTTCACGATGGACGCT GGCTCCTCAGCAGCCGTGACGGAAGCGTTTGTGCGACTCTACAACTCGGGGTTGTTGTACCGGAGCCGTCAGCTTGTCAACTGGTCGTGTACTCTGAGATCTGCCATCTCAGACATTGAG GTGGAGAGCCGGCCCCTGCCTGGCCGCACAGTGCTCCAGCTGCCCGGCTGCCCGACCCCTGTGTCTTTCGGGCTCCTTGTTTCTGTCGCCTTCCCTGTGGATGGCGAGCCTG GTGCGGAGGTTGTGGTGGGAACCACCAGGCCCGAGACACTGCCTGGAGATGTGGCCGTGGCTGTTCACCCGGACGACCCACGATACACA CATTTACACGGGCGACAGCTTCGTCACCCTTTGACGGGACAGCCCCTCCCCCTCATCACAGACACCAGTGTGGAGCCACACGTGGGCACAG GGGCCGTGAAGGTGACTCCTGCTCACAGTCCAGCAGATGCCGAGATGGGAGCCCGGCATGGCTTGACCCCGCTGAGTGTCATTGCAGAGGATGGGACCATGACATCCCTCTGTGGAGACTGGCTGCAG GGTCTTCACCGATTTGTGGCCCGGGAAAAGATTATGTGCACACTGAGGGAGCGGGGCCTGTTCCGGGGCCTACAGGAGCACCCCATGGTCCTGCCCATCTGCAG CCGTTCGGGGGACGTGGTAGAGTACCTGCTGAAGAGCCAGTGGTTTGTCCGCTGCCAGGAAATGGGGGACCGAGCTGCCAAGGTGAGGCCCCAGTATGGGGAGActgggctggaggaggggagcgTCTGA
- the LOC114705792 gene encoding mucin-like protein 3: MDLLKVQFEPKFSANTFQELQKTGEASTPDHLLTPTPGLTHRAPSTHADLDSGQRPPGLPKSTATQKPKKQCNKVRLAKPVHKPIDNSKAIDYQNTTVHYEMTPVLEKKASSQSKDPMIRNGRSADDPKSTNTEKGSEGRHSTSAPRRRTTCKSTTSKARITRNSGTPARPVDTSARLRTTSPKPTTPSHDSELRGETTSSSVKSSEAPRTSYRTPRTPATPGEEDHRTPFASDKPVQVTTEHIKETTSVSERTTRPQATPTRYERDTTSANERTTQSQVMLTDYERESVSVNRKTTRSQATPTQYERETTSRPMKHPGGGMLLSTTQKATKVSESPTVFWRKTTLATKTMKTTGNPEKTVAVLMSTGPPVKATEDKSTAFSPHFHKIETTHQGLIDSVTTRRDLGLLTSEAHHAQQNSQSSPGGLHTAGARQESNSFPAWAIVVVILLAVIVLLISVGLICLVACASRTRRVLAQNSEDADFEDGGGHNSYPVYLMEQQNLKPNQIPSPP, encoded by the exons ATGGATTTGCTGAAGGTACAGTTTGAGCCAAAGTTCA gTGCTAACACATTTCAAGAACTTCAGAAGACTGGTGAAGCTTCAACACCTGATCATTTACTCACCCCTACTCCAGGCCTTACTCACAGGGCTCCTTCTACCCACGCTGATCTGGACTCAGGACAACGGCCTCCAGGCCTCCCCAAGTCTACAGCAACCCAGAAGCCCAAAAAACAGTGCAACAAAGTTCGCCTTGCCAAACCAGTTCATAAACCTATAGACAACTCCAAAGCCATTGACTACCAAAACACCACTGTTCATTATGAAATGACTCCTGTTTTGGAAAAGAAGGCCAGCAGCCAAAGCAAAGACCCGATGATCCGGAATGGACGCTCAGCTGATGACCCCAAATCCACTAACACAGAGAAAGGATCAGAGGGACGTCATTCaacctcagcacccaggaggagaACGACGTGTAAGTCTACAACAAGCAAAGCCAGAATAACGAGGAACTCGGGTACACCAGCCAGACCTGTGGACACCAGCGCGAGGCTAAGGACCACCTCACCTAAACCCACAACTCCTTCCCATGACTCAGAGCTCCGCGGAGAAACCACATCTTCCTCAGTAAAATCCTCAGAAGCCCCAAGGACCTCATACAGGACTCCAAGGACTCCAGCAACACCAGGAGAGGAAGATCACAGGACTCCATTTGCCTCAGACAAGCCTGTCCAAGTGACTACAGAACACATCAAAGAGACCACATCAGTCAGTGAGAGGACCACAAGACCCCAAGCAACACCCACTCGGTATGAAAGAGACACCACATCAGCCAATGAGAGGACCACACAATCTCAAGTGATGCTTACAGACTATGAAAGAGAAAGTGTATCGGTCAATAGGAAAACCACAAGATCCCAAGCAACACCCACTCAGTATGAAAGAGAGACCACATCGAGGCCAATGA AACACCCAGGAGGAGGCATGCTGCTATCAACCACCCAGAAAGCCACAAAAGTCTCAGAAAGTCCCACAGTATTCTGGAGGAAAACCACACTGGCCACTAAGACTATGAAAACTACAGGAAACCCAGAGAAAACAGTGGCAGTTTTAATGTCCACGGGACCTCCAGTCAAGGCCACAGAGGACAAGTCCACTGCTTTCTCTCCTCATTTCCATAAAATTGAGACCACACACCAGGGACTCATTGACTCTGTAACAACTAGAAGGGACCTGGGACTCCTCACTTCAGAAGCTCATCACGCTcagcagaacagccagagctcacCCGGAggcctccacactgctggggcCAGGCAGGAGAGCAATTCGTTCCCTGCATGGGCCATAGTTGTTGTGATCCTCCTGGCCGTGATTGTCCTGCTGATCTCTGTTGGCCTGATCTGTTTG GTTGCCTGCGCATCGCGAACACGCCGTgtgctggcccagaactcagaggATGCTGACTTTGAGGATGGAGGGGGCCACAATTCCTACCCCGTCTACCTGATGGAGCAGCAGAATCTGAAACCAAACCAGATTCCTTCCCCTCCGTGA